In Paenibacillus stellifer, the DNA window AATCTCAGCGGCAAGGTGCTGTCCGACCGGCTGAAGGAAATGGAGTATGAAGGAATTATCGAGCGCAAGGTTTATCCGGAAATTCCGGTACGCATCGAATATTCACTCACACGCAAAGGCGAAGCGCTTGCTCCTATTCTTAAGGAAATCAGCGGCTGGTCTTCAGAGTGGATCGAGCTGGAAGCTGTCAATTGAGATTTTATTAGCCGAAAAAGCGCCTGTATTGTCACTTAACGATTAGGAGACAATAAGGCGCTTTTTTGCTGTTGTCAGAGATGGTCCGAGGATCTATATTACTTCATTTTTCTGGCCAAAAAAATACGTTCCAGCTTCAGCTCGATCATCCGCTCTTTCCACGCAAGCATCTGGTTCTCGTCGCCTTCGCCGTTCTCCAGCTTGCTGAACA includes these proteins:
- a CDS encoding winged helix-turn-helix transcriptional regulator codes for the protein MKDFEMCPRFEKAVDMLSKRWVALIVFVLMKGPRRFGEIEGCLSNLSGKVLSDRLKEMEYEGIIERKVYPEIPVRIEYSLTRKGEALAPILKEISGWSSEWIELEAVN